Within Thunnus thynnus chromosome 15, fThuThy2.1, whole genome shotgun sequence, the genomic segment ATGCATGTAAGCAGATAGGAATTAAACAAGAGTTCCAACTTAACAGCTTGTCAATTGACGTTTGTTCACTGTCGAACATTAAATTGGCAAAAGAATATGCTATCTAATCATGTTAAGTGATGAAATTGATGAGAAAATCtattatgtatattatgtaaatgtatattaGTGCATTCACTGTGAGGGAGCGCACAAGCATTACTTTTCATCTAAGCACTGTTCTCTAGTGTTGCTACTGCTCCCCCTTGTGTACCAGGTGCCAAATAAAAAGGATTATGGCTCTTAATGTAAAAGTCCTGTTATGACTCAGTCAGACATAAGGAATATTTATGTAACACCACCTATGTCTGTCAAAATGTCATCACTATAAAATGACTTGACTGATTttgcactcctataacattgtTGGACTCACAATGGACAATTTTCTAAAAAGAAGAATCGGAATCAtagcagcagaaccagagatatgaCTTTATTATGCTATACATTGTTCTTCCTTTTCAACTCACTTGCCAATAGTTAGGTCAGATTCATGCTAGTATCTGCTAGTGCAGCCTCgagctgctagcctcaagcagagatgagaaGCGAGGCCACAAAAAGCTTTATAGAGCTTTTTACACATATGCAGTAGCACTCCCCGAGGCTTGTAACCAGACTTTGAAGTGTAACATCAGTGTAGTTTTCTTTTAACAGATAAATGTAGCTAGCAATGTTATGTATTCCATGTCTGACAAGGGCTTAAATATTTGAGatggaaagttttttttcttccccccccTTGTGCTTCTGAGTGTGCACTAATACCAGTATCCTGTGCTTTGTCGCAGCTGTGGATGTCAGAAGCCCAGGGTGAGGgcgagggagagggagaggagacgGAGCAGGCAGCCGAGAAGAACTGaacttcagagaaaaaaaaaaaaaaacagaacaaaacaaaaaaaaacacacattttttaccTCTCACCAGCCTAAGTTGTGTGCGTggttgtgtgtgcacatacatgcacagatATGTATGTTTACACTCCACTCACAATGTgtaaagtacagtatgtgtgtgcagatacattgaagtgtgtgtgttaattgtATGAGCACCTCCACAGAGAAAAGAATGGAATAgatctgtctttttttgtttgtttttttttttttattgaacattaCTCATTGTGTGAaccagtggatttttttttgtttgtttgttttttgtccatcGTTTAGTCCTGATGAAATCCCTCCTTTAGATCCAAATCAGCCCCCATGCTCTTTAACCTTGTTCACTGTAGCGAACTGCGGCGGttgcaggaagaaaaaaaaaaaacaaaaaaacctctaACTGTATTTTGatgatttgtatgtttttacttGAACTGAACATTTACAACCTTTGTGACACTTGGGTCCACAAAACACCTTTGAAGCACGtaaactgtaaaagaaaaaaggtcaCAGCAGTCTGAATCCGAGGCTGTCTCTCACAAAATTTTTAGGTTTCATCTGACAATAGCAGTGATCATATAGACGGCAGAATTTTACCTTGGTAAAGATCTATTAACATATTGCTTGTATCCATCCTGCCTTGTCGGTGTCCAGTGTAGCAGGTAGTGTTTTTATGGATGGTACACGTGTCATGGCTCAGTGGGTTCTATGTGCATTCGGGGCGTAGGAAAGGTTTTCTGTATGAATAGCCACTTGCGAAAACTGTAGTCAAACTTTTTTGGTTGTTAGTTTTGTTGAGGGGATTACATTCCATTTTAACGACATCTTTTCACTCTCTGTGAAATGTGTGTACAATATAATTTCCTGCAATTTTTCCATACCATACGACAAAGGTATAGACAGCCTAAGAAAAAGTGAACAACTTGATAAAACGGCTCGATACTGtaacttttgatattttatcttttcagcAGTGCAGAGGATACTTTTTGCCATGTGCTTTTATGTGGCTTTCTACTCTTTTTCTATTCAggtgttttttgtattttcttttgtgtattttattccCTTTGACTCTTGATTTTTGACTCCTGGAATGTATGTGGTTCTCAGTAGTATGGTGTGAGGGTTAGGCGTGCTTCGAAACTGGCAGTTTTTGCTTAGGATTTAGCTTGAACCAGGTGGTTTACAGTAACATTACCTTCCTTGAAAGTACATTGTGAAAAGATGAGCTAAAACAATGCTAAATATAAACTGATTATAAAAGTAACTTGGTAGAGAGCTGCGTTATGACCACTTAGTAGACACAAAGTAGTGCCAGTTTCATATAATTACAGTATCTTggttttaaagaaagaaaaaaaaaaagatgggaTGCAGGATTCAGAATTTGCAAGTTACACTCTGAGTACGTTATTTGGTTATGTGCTTTCATGTAAGtggaattaaaacattaaaatcaagTGTGCTGtgcttaatgtgtgtgtttattctctGTACATGTGCaatgacattttgatatgttaAATACATATAAAGTGGGACAGCTGCTGTCACCGAGAATGTGAAGAAAGGCCATTGTGGACCCCAGCAATGACCAGTTTAAAGCTACAACTTTGTATAATCTATCACATCTAGACTGGTATCTGGGACCCAACCTTTGATTTATAACAGAAAGGAAAGTTGTTTACATTGATGTATTGTTACTGAAGCATGACTTCTAAATCTTTTCTGAAACAAAAACTATCTTAACAGCAGTCCTGAGGTGAAATTGACTTCCATCAGCTGAAGAGAtgcttttatgttattttactACACTGCTGAAAGACTAGGGGAATGATAAAATGCTATAGCTATATATAAATTGTTATTTCCATTACATCCCTTAATACTGGTGAATTAAAAATGTCAGCACTGCGTAGCAGATCAGATGAGAACCATCTTTTTCACTGACAACACTGCCCTCTGCAGATGGTGATGGCTGTGAAAGGCCATGATGTGTTGCAACTGAATTTATAGTGAGacattaccaaaaaaaaaatcattccagATAATTTAACCTTTAATGTGCATTAGTGAACCAATAAAGATGATCTTGTGCTTCGCAGATAACTGTCtctacataaacatacaaattaTTTGTCCTACTTTTGGCTGATGAGACCAAATCTAACTATAAACCAAGTCTAACTCATATGGGCAATGACAAGGCACAAATCCTAATCTGTTCCTCAGCCATGCAGATCATGAGCACACTGTTAGCCTAATATTTATGAGCAACAGTAAGTCCCATCACATTACACTGCAGTTTTATGTCAAGGGGTCTGTCTGCAATCATTTGCCGATTTCAGAGGCACTTAAAGCTTTGATCAGTGGTCCTTGAGGAGTGAGTAATGTGGCtctgtctttcattctctctaTGATAGCAGCTGATGAGGCCCTTTAGAGTTAATCAACATAAAGGCTAAGCACTACACTTTGAAAAAATATGGGAAAATTCAATGAGTGCTGTCTTTGTATGTGATGCAATACTGCTGAATGGCCCTACCCTCATCAAATGAGAAATGTCACACGTGTTACAGTAAATGTCAAGGCATGACAAGCCCATGACAGCACTGTAGGCTATATAGTAGTTTGGATGGTTGTCTGATTATTGGCTCATGCTAACAGACATGAAGACGCTAACCAACGCTATACATGACTAATCCAAGTCGGTCCCGTACAGCACCGCTAAACAATTTAGTATTGTTGTCAATACAGTAAGTCAATTTCAGGCTTTAACAATACGTTCTTACAGGATTTCATCATCATGGGGTACAGTGGTGGTTAACGCCCCTTTGTTGACGTTTTTTCAACTATCCTCGAAGATGATTGGTCCATTTCGGTGACGCGCCCACTAGTATATATACCACAGCCTCCCGATGCTTCCTCCCCCTCAACCCCGGCTGTTAGTGCTGTGTGAGTGCGCGTGTGCTCCTGAGCTCGCTCGGCACACAttctataaaaaaataaaaatacaaaaaaaatttcaaaatatataaaaaaccaaaaaatcatttttttcttttttgtaacaAGTCGGTGAAGCTGGAGTAGACATTCGAGGACTGGACGGGTAACGTACAAGAACGGGCTGCCTAACGTTAAATTCAACGACACATTTTCAGTCGACGTGTTTTACCGGTTCTGAAGCGAGGCCAAGTAAcgtcagtttttcttttatccttGCGTTGTCACATTTGAATGACAGTTTTAATCACACTAGAAGTCGacattgtgtcattttaatATAGTCATCCTCTAAATTATAGCCGAAATCATTGTAACTGACAAGCCCAACGGTTGCTAACGTTTAACATCAGCATTCTGCCCCGAGCTGACGTGACGCCAGCGGCCGTTAGAGAACCCAGCGTTTGTACAGCAGTAGAAAACTTTTTTTCGTTGAGAACATTCAGCGTCGTCCCAGTACTTTGCTAGCCTCCACAGCCGACGAAAAATGAACCCCAGTGCTCCCAGTTACCCCATGGCCTCCCTGTACGTCGGAGACCTGCATCAAGATGTGACCGAGGCCATGCTGTACGAGAAATTCAGCCCAGCCGGAGCTATCTTGTCGATCCGGGTCTGTAGGGACATGATCACCCGGCGTTCCCTTGGATACGCCTATGTCAACTTCCAACAGCCAGCGGACGGTAAGTAATTTTGTGAAAATACCGGCtttaaagggtaaaaaaaacacatgtctACATTAAAATGACAGTCGGTGACAACAAGTGTGAGTTAGCCTTTTTCCACTACACGTGACTGCGGCCGACATATTGTCGGTAGGGTCTCCTCATTTGAACCTCCCAGCGGTGGCGTAGCGTTAGCTGAAAAAGCACCACGTCCGCCCAGCCCAGCCCTGCCCACCCCAGTAATGTAGCAGTGGACACTCAATACTCAATGCATCTTTATCTCTGCTCTGTCAAGACAACACCCCAACTGTTCAGCCTAGCCAAGTATTgtcaaaaaagttaaattaaacgCCCACCCTCCCCAGAGTGTTTACCAGTCAGCTTTGTTGTGACATGAACATCAATTTATTTCCTTTACTGTTAGGAAATAACTTGTCAGTTATTGATTGTATGTGTCAGGTTTCCAAACCCCAGAAGCCACATATTCCTccctctgcaaaaaaaaaaaaaaaaaaaatgttctgcaTTCCAGTGATAAGAGCACAGGTCTGCATTTTGCTTtgggtgtgtgtcagtgtttttactgaGATATATTCTGTTGAGGCTTTCCCACTAATAGCCTCTTATATGTCCGTTATAAGGGATGGTATTGGTATATAACATGATAACATTTCCCAAAACTCAATTCAGAAATGGTTTATGAAATATAACTAGGCAGGGTCTGGGTTAATGTCTTTTATCAAGGGAGCTTAATGAAAAAACTTCATCGCATTGATGTACAGAAATCCAGTAATACCATAAAGCAATGGTGGCCTAACATTACCAGAGATATTAAAGAGATAGCTTCCATGGTTTAAACAGTATGGCAAAATCTCTAATGGGGGACACATTTCTATTGTCTcacatatacaaatattaatattttatagttGTCTTAGTCCTCTATGGTAGTAAACTTAATAATTTGGGTATGTTATAAGATAAACAAGAGATATGAATCATCAACTTTGATTCTGGGAatttgtgatggacattttctgacattttatcgacTCACTTGTGAAGGAAAATAATTACCTGATTAATTGGTAATGAAAAAAGTGTATAATGTAGCCCTAGGTAATACATTTAAAGTAAGGTTATCTCCAATTTATCTATAGTACAATGATGTTTTAGCTTCATAAAACTGCCACTATGAAAGGCCCTATTGTAAAGTGCTCAAATTGTCGGTCTGAATCGGTACTTTTGACTAGAAGGTCCTCTTTAGAAACTTAAGACCAGGGGAAGTAGATAATGCAGTATCACCTACTGTCAAACTGCCCAGGAGcaaagagatgaaagaaaatTGACACCTGGAGGACTAACAGATGTAAATATGCTTAACCACCACGACAGCATGGACAGTGGATCTTCTTTTTCATTAGAAATGGCCTGGGGGGAAAACCTGAAGATCCAGTTCAGTTTCCCATCAGCCCTCTAACACTAGAAACCCCCTGAAGACTAATGACCCCACCTTTAACACTGCTGTCTTATcaacagctcacacacacactcacacacacacacaatagatgTCTAATCCACCAAACAGcactttaacttaaataaataaataaccctaacccctgcTCCTGTTTTCCTCCACTCAGCCGAGCGTGCTCTGGACACCATGAACTTTGACGTGATCAAGGGGCGGCCTGTGCGCATCATGTGGTCACAGCGGGATCCCTCACTGAGAAAGAGCGGCGTGGGAAATATCTTCATCAAGAACCTTGACAAGTCCATCGACAACAAGGCCCTGTACGACACTTTCTCTGCTTTTGGCAACATCCTGTCATGCAAGGTAAAAGACTTGTGGTCATCTCCACCTTGTTTTATCTCACCTCAGCCATCAGTAGCCCCTTTTAGACAGAGACTCTGCAATATTGCCGTAAAGAAGACCCGTCAGCATGCcggctttgcttttttacactgaaccaaacaaagctgGCATAATGCCGTCCCAGTGTGTGATTATTAGATAGCATGCCGGCGCTCTGGAATTAGAGGCGTGACATGTAACACAACAGCGTCAGCATAATGTGTGTCGTCCCACCATGCCGTCTGCCCCTTTCACACAGACGTTGATCCGACAATGTGACTACCTCCGCTGCCGGCTTAATGGTGGAAAAGCAATGCCGCCTCATTTCATGTTCATACATTTTACACCGGACGGTGAGGCGGAATAATGGTGCTGCCTTGAACAAACTGTGTAAAAGAGGCTACTGTTGAGGTGGAGTATTGCATTGTGAGTGTAGGCATAATTTGCATACGTGTGCCTTGTAAATGTCTTCCTATCGTTTGAACTATAGAGATGTGCAAGACCTGCTCCCCAACTAACAAAGACACTAGATGAAATAAGTAACAGATCAGAGATTGGCTTTGTAGCTGCAGACATTACATCTGGAATAAACGTGGGAATGTACAAATAAGTGGAAGGATGttgggggaaggggggggggggtagtcCCTACTACAGAAGAAGGATTTGTGCCCttaaaccaaacaattaatttgtGTTCAAATTAAATTAGGAATATCAACcttaaactacagtgtgttacAGAGCAATTCTGAAACAGATTATATTCATGGGCAGAAATGGGGTTTTGGATTTTTAACTGAAGCACAGTCCCAaccaaagtaacaaaaacatgatctAACACACAGTTCAGGTTTCTGTACTGCCgctgcatgtgtatgtgtgtgtgtgtggtttaagTGCAGCATGGGTTTTCTTTCCTCTAAGGTGGTTTGTGACGAGAATGGCTCTAAGGGCTACGGCTTTGTGCATTTTGAGACTCAAGAAGCAGCCGAGCGAGCCATTGAGAAAATGAATGGCATGCTGCTCAATGACCGAAAAGTGTAAGTGAATGTTTTAAATGGCTTTAAATTGTTGAAGTGCTACTAatctgtgaaattaaaaaaaaaactcaaatgaCTGATTGTCCTTGTTCAAATAATTTTGCAATGATACTTTCAGCAGATTCAGTCACTTTGAAATTATCATCTGTTGCAATTTAAGATCATCTTGTTGTGTGCATAACTAATTCACACAGtatgtattaattaattaacaattGGTTTTCCAGTTATGATAAACAAAGTTGTGATGagcaaaaacttttttttagtttttcttttatttgcagTTTAGGTGTAATGATAAAATTTTGCTTAATGTCCATTTCAATGCAGATTTGTGGGTCGCTTCAAATCTCGCAAAGAGCGCGAGGCTGAGCTGGGTGCCCGAGCCAAGGAGTTTACAAATGTCTACATTAAAAACTTTGGTGATGACATGGATGATGAGAAGCTGCGGGAACTCTTCAGTAAATACGGTCAGTCTGGGTTTCTGTATTTCAATATTTCTTTCAAATGACCCGATTCTCAATCTGCACCTGTGCTTGTTTATATAGTGATTTGATCCTCTGAAGTAAAACATTATGCTGCAAAATATATTCACTCAAGGATATATCTCTCTGTTGCCTAGGAAACGCCATGAGTATCCGTGTCATGACAGATGACAGCGGAAAGTCTCGAGGCTTCGGTTTTGTCAGCTTTGAGAGGCACGAGGACGCTCAGAAGGTGAAGGCTGAACCAGCAAGATCTAATCATTTACCAGTGACCACAGGGAAATGTCCACCATTTCCTGCCTCTGAGcttacttttgttgttttgttttttttttacaggcagTGGATGAGATGAATGGGAAGGAGATGAACGGTAAGCTGATCTATGTCGGCCGTGCCCAGAAGAAGGTGGAGCGACAGACAGAGCTCAAGCGCAAATTTGAGCAAATGAAACAAGACCGCATGACTCGCTACCAGGTCCATTCTAGCACAAATTCACAAAAACtccacaaataataataataataatacaacatagTACAATAGCAAAATACTACAACTTACAGTATATTGACAGTTCAGAAGAAGTCAGAAGCTGTTTTTAGGCTGCAGTGCCTTGTAGTGAAACTTTATAGTTTGACTACCCTTTTCACAAAGTTCCTGATCACTCTCAGTCTAATGAGCAACGTCTGGTCAGGCATATTGAATGAATGCAGCTTTGTCAAATTCAGTGCTCCCTCCTTAGTAGGTTGCACTGGCCAAAATGGCTGCAACAGTGACTCTGTAGTTCATGGGCCTCACATTTCTTCACCATGGAGTCTGGGGATAAATATGTACTACAGACAAATCcattaaatgaacaataaagggacatttttatgtgatattttcaaatgaaaacCCAGAAGTTTACattacttttgtctttttatttattttcagggtGTCAATTTGTACGTGAAGAACCTTGATGATGGAATTGACGATGAACGCCTGAGAAAGGAGTTCTCGCCATTCGGCACCATAACCAGTGCGAAGGTAGTACCTCAACTGTTTACTTACCTTactgtaattaattaataaatggCTAATAAACTGCATTCATTTACTGGTACTGATGCTCTTTAGCTGTATATATACTCTGCACTATAGTACTTGTagtattattaattcatttaattaattcattcagtcatttgaCTCTCTCTCGCTCAGGTGATGATGGAAGGCGGGCGCA encodes:
- the LOC137198822 gene encoding polyadenylate-binding protein 1A-like, which gives rise to MNPSAPSYPMASLYVGDLHQDVTEAMLYEKFSPAGAILSIRVCRDMITRRSLGYAYVNFQQPADAERALDTMNFDVIKGRPVRIMWSQRDPSLRKSGVGNIFIKNLDKSIDNKALYDTFSAFGNILSCKVVCDENGSKGYGFVHFETQEAAERAIEKMNGMLLNDRKVFVGRFKSRKEREAELGARAKEFTNVYIKNFGDDMDDEKLRELFSKYGNAMSIRVMTDDSGKSRGFGFVSFERHEDAQKAVDEMNGKEMNGKLIYVGRAQKKVERQTELKRKFEQMKQDRMTRYQGVNLYVKNLDDGIDDERLRKEFSPFGTITSAKVMMEGGRSKGFGFVCFSSPEEATKAVTEMNGRIVATKPLYVALAQRKEERQAHLTNQYMQRMASVRAVPNPVINPYQPAPPSGYFMAAIPQAQNRAAYYPAAGQMAQLRPSPRWTTGGVRPQHFQNMPGAMRPSAPRPQTFGAMRPASQVPRMMSTQRVAAQTMGPRPASAAAAAAAPVRGVPQYKYAAGVRNPQQHMNTQPQVNMQQPAVHVQGQEPLTASMLAAAPPQEQKQMLGERLFPLIQNMHPSLAGKITGMLLEIDNSELLHMLESPESLRSKVDEAVAVLQAHQAKEAAQKTVTNSAGVPSV